A genome region from bacterium SCSIO 12844 includes the following:
- the queA gene encoding tRNA preQ1(34) S-adenosylmethionine ribosyltransferase-isomerase QueA yields the protein MKTDDFNYQLPSELIAQYPTDKRDHSRLLVLDRNTNQSNEINDQHFFDLPSLINSGDLLIFNNSKVMPARIFAHKQTGGKVELLIERIIDDLTISSHLRVSRKPKVGEFIFLDKDTKFQMLGHTSGTLFKLKLIPTDKIQTIWQVMDLFGHMPLPPYMQREDQKLDQERYQTVYSQPLGSVAAPTAGLHFTDELLDILQTKGVNTAYITLHVGSGTFQPVKVDDISSHKMHSEVIEVSEDVCQKIRETKARGNKIIAVGTTTVRSLETAAISGEIKPFMGESDIFLYPGKKFHVVDQMITNFHLPKSTLIMLVSAFAGTDRIKRAYAHAVLERYRFFSYGDAMLIL from the coding sequence ATAAAAACAGATGATTTTAATTATCAACTACCGAGTGAGTTAATTGCGCAGTATCCAACAGATAAGCGTGATCACAGTCGATTATTAGTTTTAGATCGAAATACGAATCAATCTAATGAAATTAATGATCAACATTTCTTTGATTTGCCTTCATTGATTAACTCAGGTGATTTACTTATTTTTAATAATTCAAAAGTGATGCCAGCTAGAATATTTGCTCATAAACAAACAGGTGGTAAAGTTGAATTATTGATTGAGCGTATAATAGATGATTTGACAATTTCTTCACATCTTCGTGTATCACGAAAGCCAAAAGTTGGTGAGTTTATATTTTTGGATAAGGATACAAAGTTTCAGATGTTAGGCCATACTTCTGGTACTTTATTTAAATTAAAATTAATACCGACAGATAAAATTCAAACAATTTGGCAAGTGATGGATTTATTTGGTCATATGCCATTACCACCCTATATGCAACGTGAAGACCAAAAGCTTGATCAAGAGCGTTATCAAACAGTTTATAGTCAACCATTAGGTTCTGTTGCTGCGCCGACTGCAGGGCTTCATTTTACAGATGAGCTGTTAGATATATTACAAACAAAAGGTGTTAATACAGCCTATATCACATTACATGTTGGCTCTGGTACTTTCCAACCAGTTAAAGTTGATGACATTTCATCTCACAAAATGCATAGTGAAGTAATTGAAGTATCAGAAGATGTTTGTCAAAAAATTAGGGAAACTAAAGCGCGTGGCAATAAAATAATTGCTGTAGGAACAACAACAGTACGCTCATTAGAGACAGCAGCAATATCAGGTGAGATTAAACCTTTTATGGGTGAGAGCGATATCTTTTTATATCCAGGGAAAAAGTTTCATGTTGTTGACCAAATGATTACTAACTTTCACTTACCAAAATCAACCTTAATTATGTTAGTCAGTGCATTTGCTGGTACTGATCGAATAAAGCGCGCTTATGCACATGCAGTCCTTGAGCGATACCGGTTTTTCAGTTATGGTGATGCTATGCTTATTTTATAA
- a CDS encoding UbiH/UbiF/VisC/COQ6 family ubiquinone biosynthesis hydroxylase, producing the protein MGNIKEYQAVIVGGGMVGLALAKGLIDRGLNIAIVERNQPKLHWSNNDKDLRVSAINRFSEQLLDNLDVWEAINQHEIAAFNQMFVFDEGSSGQIRMDAAEIAERELGFIIENRIIVKTLWQALMNKNAALYVPCTIEKLDRFDNQWQLALSDGRKIETQLLIGADGASSWLRNQCQFQVKKRAYHQYAIVAEIETELSHKNCATQRFLATGPLAFLPLADPFRCSIVWSTTEHEATRLLALDDEAFNIELTNALNHHLGICKVQSKRVKFPLTEQHVERYAKDGVVLVGDAAHVIHPLAGQGVNLGFKDVSSLINVLTNAHQKGRSLGDLSTLQQYERERRWHNQLLIWMMAAFKSGFSNESKFLGFLRGNGLSFVDRRALLKRFFMTQAMGKKGLL; encoded by the coding sequence ATGGGAAATATAAAAGAATATCAAGCTGTTATTGTTGGTGGCGGTATGGTTGGTTTGGCGCTTGCCAAAGGCTTGATTGATCGAGGGCTTAATATTGCAATCGTTGAACGAAATCAACCTAAATTACATTGGTCAAATAATGACAAAGATTTAAGAGTTAGTGCGATTAATCGATTTTCTGAACAATTATTAGATAATTTAGATGTTTGGGAGGCAATCAATCAGCATGAAATTGCAGCCTTTAATCAAATGTTTGTGTTTGATGAAGGTAGTTCGGGACAAATTCGAATGGATGCTGCAGAAATTGCAGAGCGTGAGCTTGGTTTTATCATTGAAAACCGTATTATTGTTAAAACATTATGGCAAGCATTAATGAATAAAAATGCTGCACTTTATGTGCCATGTACGATCGAAAAGTTAGATCGTTTTGACAATCAATGGCAATTAGCGCTGTCAGATGGTAGAAAAATTGAAACACAGTTACTCATTGGTGCTGATGGCGCAAGCTCTTGGTTACGTAATCAGTGTCAGTTTCAAGTAAAAAAAAGAGCTTATCATCAGTATGCTATTGTGGCTGAAATTGAGACTGAACTTTCACACAAAAATTGTGCAACTCAGCGTTTTTTAGCAACAGGTCCTTTAGCATTTTTACCTTTGGCTGATCCGTTTCGCTGTTCAATTGTTTGGAGTACAACAGAGCATGAGGCAACACGTTTACTTGCACTAGATGATGAGGCATTTAATATTGAGTTAACGAATGCACTTAATCATCACTTAGGAATTTGTAAAGTTCAATCTAAGCGAGTCAAATTTCCATTAACTGAGCAGCATGTTGAACGCTATGCTAAAGATGGTGTTGTTTTAGTTGGTGATGCTGCACATGTTATTCATCCATTGGCTGGTCAGGGTGTTAACCTTGGTTTTAAAGATGTAAGCTCATTGATTAATGTATTAACAAACGCACATCAAAAAGGGCGAAGTTTAGGTGATCTTTCGACATTACAGCAATATGAAAGAGAGCGACGTTGGCATAATCAATTATTGATTTGGATGATGGCTGCATTTAAATCTGGCTTTTCAAATGAGTCAAAATTTTTAGGTTTTTTAAGAGGAAATGGACTTTCTTTTGTTGATAGGAGGGCGTTATTGAAACGATTTTTTATGACGCAAGCTATGGGCAAAAAAGGTTTACTATAA
- a CDS encoding FAD-dependent monooxygenase, producing MTATDQTISKHIKTEIAIVGGGLVGQALALAISPYVESIVLIDRIDLKEMALDNFDARAMALAYNALCILKGLDLWDELSEYCEPIHRVHVSNKGLLGRVVLDHKKEHKPCLGAICAFPRIYSAMHEKLLTKENIKLIAPAELDSLDTATNQLTVRNQAKDVIEISAKLVIACDGARSAIRSKLGIEVEHTDYQSYALVCNVELKRSHQNYAYERFYDDGIVAMLPMKGNRSACVFTFKKDQKEQIALMNADELCGYLQKLFGYRLGRFIRIGKCDIFPLHLMVAKKLYLANTLLFGNAAHSLHPVAGQGFNLCLRDIAVFADLVSCYGISDDNEQLLKAFEQRRLKDHKQTTWVSDQLVNLFSNNERMIKVSRSLGLHLTERLPIGKSLINRMMMGDMNQLPSLAKQRIHQWEI from the coding sequence ATGACAGCTACAGATCAAACCATATCTAAACACATTAAAACGGAGATTGCGATTGTCGGTGGTGGTTTAGTTGGACAAGCATTGGCTTTGGCAATCTCACCATATGTTGAGTCAATTGTACTGATTGACCGCATTGATTTAAAAGAGATGGCATTAGATAACTTTGATGCGCGAGCAATGGCTTTAGCATATAATGCATTGTGCATTTTAAAGGGTTTAGATTTATGGGATGAGCTAAGCGAATATTGTGAACCTATTCATCGAGTTCATGTCTCTAATAAAGGCTTATTGGGTCGAGTTGTATTAGATCATAAAAAAGAACATAAGCCCTGCTTAGGTGCAATTTGTGCATTTCCAAGAATTTACTCAGCAATGCATGAAAAGTTATTAACTAAAGAAAACATAAAGTTAATAGCACCAGCTGAGTTAGATTCATTAGATACAGCAACAAATCAATTAACTGTACGTAATCAAGCAAAAGATGTAATAGAGATATCAGCAAAGCTAGTAATTGCTTGTGATGGTGCGCGATCAGCTATTCGTAGTAAGCTTGGTATTGAAGTTGAACATACAGATTATCAATCCTATGCTTTGGTTTGTAATGTTGAGTTAAAGCGCTCACATCAAAACTATGCTTATGAGCGTTTTTATGATGATGGTATTGTTGCAATGCTGCCGATGAAAGGCAATCGAAGTGCCTGTGTATTTACATTTAAAAAGGATCAAAAAGAACAAATTGCTCTAATGAATGCTGACGAGTTGTGTGGCTATTTGCAAAAATTATTTGGCTATCGATTAGGCAGATTTATTAGAATTGGTAAATGTGATATTTTTCCATTACATTTAATGGTAGCTAAAAAACTCTATTTAGCTAATACCTTATTATTTGGTAATGCTGCACATTCACTACATCCGGTTGCAGGACAAGGCTTTAATTTATGTTTACGTGATATTGCTGTATTTGCAGATTTAGTGAGTTGTTATGGAATTTCTGATGATAATGAACAACTACTTAAAGCATTTGAACAACGTAGGCTTAAAGATCACAAGCAAACAACTTGGGTAAGTGATCAATTGGTTAATTTATTTTCTAATAACGAACGAATGATCAAAGTATCACGCAGTCTTGGACTTCATTTAACCGAACGTCTACCTATTGGTAAATCTTTGATTAATCGAATGATGATGGGCGATATGAATCAATTACCATCGCTTGCAAAACAAAGGATTCATCAATGGGAAATATAA
- a CDS encoding UPF0149 family protein, which produces MSNEEEKMPEFDEVAKALKHLKAMTEVAESHGLLCALFSGGADVRISAWVDSMLTTFVEEGDIMAENALVVLAGVFEATKNQYQSGFYDLELLLPDDSTSFHQRIDALAMWCQGFLSGLGLMGFAFEASHSQEIKEAITDLSKMSALQYDEEEEGDEESEKAYNELVEYAKVAALLLHAELSALNQAKAKPLHSARDLTDD; this is translated from the coding sequence ATGTCTAATGAAGAAGAAAAAATGCCAGAGTTTGACGAGGTCGCAAAGGCATTGAAACACTTAAAAGCAATGACTGAAGTTGCTGAATCCCATGGGCTTTTGTGCGCACTTTTCAGTGGCGGAGCTGATGTGCGCATCAGTGCTTGGGTTGACTCAATGCTGACAACATTTGTTGAAGAAGGTGATATAATGGCTGAAAATGCACTAGTGGTACTTGCTGGTGTATTTGAAGCGACTAAAAATCAATACCAAAGTGGTTTTTATGATTTAGAGCTGTTATTACCGGATGATTCAACTAGTTTCCATCAGCGTATTGACGCCCTTGCTATGTGGTGTCAGGGTTTTTTATCTGGATTAGGTTTAATGGGATTTGCTTTTGAAGCCAGTCATAGTCAAGAGATAAAAGAAGCAATTACTGATTTATCTAAAATGTCAGCATTACAATATGATGAAGAAGAAGAAGGTGATGAAGAGTCAGAAAAAGCATATAATGAGTTAGTTGAATATGCAAAAGTTGCAGCATTATTGCTACATGCAGAATTAAGTGCGTTAAATCAAGCAAAGGCAAAGCCATTGCATAGTGCGCGTGATTTAACAGATGATTAA
- a CDS encoding 5-formyltetrahydrofolate cyclo-ligase encodes MDDKVKIRKAIRKKRRQLETVERFQLNENLLKNALDIIDKNQPKSIAIYFPNDGEADLCNLVEYANFKDITLYLPVLHPIIKRGLWFANYNQNEMLYTNRFGIYEPFFNLDSLKAPWEMDLVFMPLVAFDLNGNRIGMGGGFYDYTFQFKSNVNTPTLVGCAYEFQQIDQCPNEHWDMPVDGILTDAKARWF; translated from the coding sequence ATGGATGATAAAGTAAAGATTCGTAAAGCCATTCGTAAAAAACGCCGACAACTAGAAACCGTTGAACGATTTCAATTAAATGAAAACTTACTAAAAAATGCACTTGATATTATTGATAAAAACCAACCAAAATCAATCGCTATTTACTTTCCTAATGATGGTGAAGCTGATTTATGTAATTTAGTTGAGTACGCTAATTTTAAAGACATTACCCTATATTTGCCAGTTTTACATCCGATTATCAAACGTGGGCTTTGGTTTGCTAACTATAACCAAAATGAAATGCTTTATACGAATCGTTTTGGTATTTATGAACCTTTTTTTAATCTTGATTCACTAAAAGCACCCTGGGAGATGGATTTAGTTTTTATGCCTTTGGTTGCATTTGATTTAAATGGCAATCGCATTGGCATGGGTGGCGGCTTTTATGACTACACATTCCAATTTAAGTCAAATGTTAACACACCCACATTAGTTGGCTGTGCTTATGAATTTCAACAGATTGATCAATGTCCTAATGAACATTGGGATATGCCAGTTGATGGCATATTAACTGATGCTAAAGCGCGATGGTTTTAA